Proteins co-encoded in one Waddlia chondrophila WSU 86-1044 genomic window:
- the plsX gene encoding phosphate acyltransferase PlsX has translation MRIGVDLMGSESSPGVLFEAVLASASYLSKQDSLVVFLTRFAMESILRDSRFSCFLDEHSGLVDLHVVEGEISMEDDPLAAVRLKKESSVVVGLRLLKERNIDAFVSAGNTGAIVAAAALILPKMGLDRCCLLASLPTKKDPLAVLDVGGFLDPTPEILLQYARIGAFYQRALLGKETPNVGLMNIGVESKKGTGEVREAYRLLKQEEGGQFHFVGNIEGREAFEGGVDVLVTDGFTGNVLLKVSQGVSSFIFDYLKSEIKEILNDEVHQVIDDLHRHFRYDEHPGAFLCGVEGLVIKCHGAATVRSMVQSILGAKRLVQINIINQIKRNFY, from the coding sequence TTGCGTATAGGTGTCGACCTAATGGGGAGCGAAAGTTCTCCAGGAGTTTTATTTGAGGCCGTTCTGGCCTCTGCTTCGTATTTATCTAAGCAGGATTCCCTTGTTGTTTTTTTGACCCGCTTCGCAATGGAAAGCATCTTGCGAGATTCTCGTTTCAGTTGTTTTTTAGATGAGCATTCGGGGCTTGTTGATCTTCATGTTGTGGAGGGAGAGATCTCCATGGAAGACGATCCGTTGGCGGCAGTAAGGTTGAAAAAGGAATCATCGGTTGTTGTCGGACTTCGACTGCTTAAAGAAAGGAACATCGATGCATTTGTTTCTGCTGGAAATACAGGGGCGATTGTTGCCGCAGCGGCTCTTATCTTGCCGAAAATGGGACTTGATCGTTGCTGTTTGCTGGCTTCCTTGCCTACTAAAAAAGATCCTTTAGCAGTGCTTGATGTCGGAGGGTTTTTAGATCCTACGCCGGAAATTTTGCTGCAGTATGCCAGGATCGGCGCGTTTTATCAGCGTGCGCTTTTAGGCAAAGAAACGCCCAATGTTGGATTGATGAATATCGGGGTTGAATCGAAAAAAGGCACTGGAGAAGTCAGAGAGGCGTACCGTTTGCTGAAACAAGAAGAGGGCGGGCAGTTTCATTTTGTTGGCAATATAGAGGGGCGGGAAGCTTTTGAAGGGGGAGTTGATGTTCTTGTCACAGACGGTTTTACTGGAAATGTTCTTTTAAAAGTCTCTCAGGGGGTCTCTTCATTTATTTTTGATTATCTAAAGTCTGAAATAAAAGAGATTTTAAATGATGAAGTTCATCAAGTGATCGATGATTTACACCGCCATTTCCGTTACGATGAGCATCCAGGGGCTTTTTTATGTGGTGTAGAGGGACTTGTGATTAAGTGTCATGGGGCCGCAACAGTGCGCAGCATGGTTCAGAGTATTTTAGGGGCAAAACGTCTTGTCCAGATTAACATTATTAATCAAATAAAAAGGAATTTTTATTAA
- a CDS encoding AAA domain-containing protein, with product MDEKSLVLVQNSANQWEDKTEEIIEYIVDPIEGCVKILYKGNSRKYTYRQGRVRLLAATAVLNPSEVQLRVGGRLLPKADMIIKYPGFYLVKTPRSRKLYEEAKVCVERDIAVDPACKIVLDYFRSVANRIGIKGENEQSILKGQYKYLSRVPNSSVLAAYLSPGSKLKELTAPGPLIYPFGTNASQKTAVEKVFQSQVSIVQGPPGTGKTQTILNIVANAICFRQTVAIVSNNNAATKNVADKLKAKQQGFRYLRWFEVIGAEWDRAGN from the coding sequence ATGGATGAAAAATCTCTTGTTCTTGTGCAGAACTCTGCAAATCAGTGGGAAGACAAGACTGAAGAGATTATCGAATATATTGTCGATCCTATTGAAGGATGTGTGAAAATCCTTTATAAAGGCAATTCCAGAAAATATACATATCGGCAAGGACGTGTGCGTCTGCTTGCTGCAACAGCTGTTTTGAATCCTTCAGAGGTTCAGCTCCGAGTTGGTGGTCGGCTTCTGCCTAAAGCTGATATGATTATTAAGTATCCCGGTTTTTATCTTGTTAAAACTCCTCGTTCTCGTAAGTTGTACGAAGAAGCTAAAGTCTGTGTGGAACGGGATATCGCTGTTGATCCTGCCTGTAAAATAGTATTGGACTATTTCCGTTCGGTGGCTAATCGGATTGGTATCAAAGGCGAGAATGAGCAATCGATATTGAAAGGGCAGTACAAATACTTGTCACGAGTACCTAATAGTAGCGTGCTGGCTGCTTACCTATCACCGGGTTCCAAACTGAAGGAATTAACAGCACCAGGTCCACTGATTTATCCTTTTGGCACTAATGCTAGCCAAAAAACTGCTGTCGAAAAGGTCTTTCAATCGCAGGTAAGTATTGTGCAAGGACCACCAGGAACTGGTAAAACGCAAACGATTTTAAACATTGTGGCAAATGCGATTTGCTTCAGACAGACGGTTGCCATCGTATCTAACAATAACGCAGCGACGAAAAATGTCGCTGACAAACTGAAAGCAAAGCAACAAGGTTTTAGATACTTGCGATGGTTTGAAGTTATTGGGGCGGAGTGGGATCGGGCAGGGAATTGA
- a CDS encoding alpha/beta hydrolase family protein, which yields MKAIPSPSGLPIYHRGAPLEEGKLPAFFYFALSGKDSLFLDPFNQPALFLESYPLRTFSFTIPGHGEGLKNTEAMGFWAEKIEQGVNPLSSFLEKCLENIHFLIQNGIVDSERMAVGGLSRGGFIALHLASRVPELSTVLGFAPLTTMATIQEFNKIHNHPITQSLEIEKSLLVGKKVKFYIGNRDLRVGTDACYQFVRELTDLNYERQIRSPDVTLVINSSIGHKGHGTPPSTFQEGAEWIASLLTAKTV from the coding sequence ATGAAGGCGATCCCCTCTCCATCAGGGCTTCCTATTTACCATCGCGGAGCTCCCCTAGAAGAAGGAAAGCTTCCAGCCTTTTTCTACTTTGCCTTATCCGGAAAGGACAGCCTGTTCCTGGACCCTTTTAACCAACCGGCACTTTTTCTAGAATCCTACCCTCTGCGCACCTTTTCCTTTACAATTCCTGGCCACGGCGAAGGGCTGAAGAACACAGAAGCTATGGGATTTTGGGCAGAAAAGATTGAGCAAGGAGTCAATCCTTTGTCATCTTTTTTGGAAAAATGCCTGGAAAATATCCATTTCCTCATTCAAAATGGGATCGTTGATAGCGAACGGATGGCTGTCGGCGGGCTTTCCCGAGGCGGATTTATTGCACTTCACCTTGCTTCCAGAGTTCCCGAATTGAGTACGGTTTTAGGATTTGCCCCTTTAACGACAATGGCCACGATTCAAGAATTCAACAAGATCCATAACCACCCCATTACGCAATCCCTTGAAATCGAAAAATCCCTGTTGGTAGGAAAAAAGGTCAAATTTTATATCGGCAATCGCGATCTTCGGGTAGGAACAGACGCCTGCTACCAATTTGTCCGTGAATTGACCGATCTGAACTACGAGCGTCAAATCCGTTCCCCAGATGTGACGCTGGTGATCAATTCGTCCATCGGACACAAAGGGCACGGCACACCTCCTTCAACCTTTCAAGAGGGAGCTGAATGGATCGCTTCCTTATTAACAGCAAAGACTGTATAA
- the lpxB gene encoding lipid-A-disaccharide synthase has protein sequence MSHSLFLIAGEKSGDMLGCNLMKALKEQMPGTAFAGVGGQEMRQEGLDCVLRTEDFELHGFSDIIRSVPKLIKQFKTIRNWILSKNPDAVIFIDYPGFNLRMAKSLRKKGYRGKLVQYVCPTIWAWGRKRKQKMEEALDLVLSIYPFEPAYFENSPLKVEYVGNPVKKIVQNHKHDENWHALFGIKKMDHLIAIFPGSRKGEIQRNLPYQLKTCELMKKKNPNLVFAISCAHEKIMPVMHPMLRNVSLKLHQDLFLLPKTYSYELMRDCRSALAKSGTVTLELALHQTPTVVLYKLTWLNRFIAKYLLRLNLPHYCIVNILSNQTVYPEVIEKGLSAQNLYKKLMPLNGHTEERRQCIEKCQELDQLLQNKDASRQAALAVRELIG, from the coding sequence ATGAGTCATTCTCTGTTTTTAATCGCCGGCGAAAAAAGTGGAGACATGCTTGGGTGCAATTTAATGAAAGCTCTGAAAGAGCAGATGCCTGGCACCGCTTTCGCTGGAGTCGGCGGACAAGAAATGCGGCAGGAAGGGCTAGATTGCGTATTGAGAACTGAGGATTTCGAACTTCATGGATTTTCAGATATCATCAGGTCGGTACCCAAGCTAATCAAGCAGTTTAAAACAATTCGAAACTGGATCCTTTCGAAGAATCCCGATGCTGTCATTTTTATCGATTATCCAGGATTTAATCTCCGCATGGCAAAATCCCTACGCAAGAAAGGCTATCGCGGAAAGCTCGTCCAATATGTTTGTCCCACCATCTGGGCATGGGGCCGTAAACGCAAGCAAAAGATGGAAGAAGCTCTTGACTTAGTGCTGTCGATTTATCCTTTTGAGCCCGCTTATTTTGAGAACTCCCCTTTGAAAGTTGAATATGTGGGCAATCCTGTCAAAAAAATCGTTCAGAACCACAAACACGATGAGAACTGGCACGCTCTTTTCGGCATCAAAAAAATGGACCATCTGATCGCCATCTTTCCTGGAAGCCGTAAAGGAGAGATTCAAAGGAATCTCCCCTACCAACTAAAAACATGCGAATTAATGAAAAAGAAAAATCCGAATCTTGTGTTCGCAATTTCTTGTGCGCATGAAAAAATCATGCCTGTCATGCATCCAATGCTGCGCAACGTTTCGTTGAAGCTGCACCAAGACCTTTTTCTCCTGCCGAAAACCTACTCTTACGAACTCATGCGGGACTGTCGAAGTGCCCTTGCAAAATCGGGAACAGTTACACTTGAGCTTGCTTTGCACCAAACACCTACCGTCGTCTTGTATAAACTCACTTGGTTAAACCGCTTCATTGCAAAATATCTTTTGCGACTGAACCTGCCTCATTACTGCATTGTGAACATTCTCAGCAATCAAACCGTCTATCCTGAGGTTATCGAGAAAGGTTTATCTGCACAAAATTTGTACAAAAAATTGATGCCTTTAAATGGCCACACAGAAGAGCGCCGGCAATGCATTGAAAAATGCCAAGAACTCGATCAGCTTCTGCAAAACAAAGATGCCAGCAGGCAAGCAGCCTTGGCCGTTCGGGAACTGATTGGATGA
- the rpmF gene encoding 50S ribosomal protein L32, producing MAVPRSRLSNQRKNTRRAHHAKKPRSLIDCSKCGVKRLPHTICQSCGWYGDRSVLGGKEGSQE from the coding sequence ATGGCAGTACCACGTAGTCGGTTATCTAATCAGAGAAAGAATACACGCCGCGCGCATCACGCCAAAAAACCCCGCAGCCTTATTGATTGTTCAAAATGCGGAGTGAAGCGGTTGCCGCACACCATTTGTCAATCATGCGGTTGGTACGGCGATCGTTCCGTTTTGGGGGGCAAGGAAGGCTCTCAGGAGTAG
- a CDS encoding lysophospholipid acyltransferase family protein — translation MKLRKKEFFRKTVIPFFLGYTLKGVISLLAMTCRFRILGTEKLHQSAKNSKCILIAWHNRLGIITEILKRTGPQYRYAAMVSNSRDGQFIAVIANSYKEGRAIKVPHNQRAQALQMMINQLKSSNEIGIVTPDGPRGPKYTLKPGVALAARKCNAQVIPLSWSANRFWKFNTWDGMMLPKPFSTITVQWGNPVTLGKTSETTVEQDAQQLEHALLAITNDRDPNGTEKAAY, via the coding sequence ATGAAGCTTCGCAAAAAAGAATTTTTCCGCAAAACCGTTATTCCCTTTTTTCTCGGGTATACCTTAAAAGGAGTGATCTCCCTTCTTGCCATGACCTGCCGTTTTCGCATTCTTGGCACTGAGAAGCTGCACCAAAGCGCTAAAAACTCAAAATGCATCTTAATCGCTTGGCATAACCGTTTAGGAATCATTACAGAGATCCTTAAACGGACCGGGCCTCAATATCGGTACGCTGCGATGGTGAGCAATAGTCGCGACGGCCAGTTCATTGCTGTGATCGCCAATAGCTATAAAGAAGGCAGAGCAATCAAGGTGCCTCACAATCAACGTGCGCAGGCACTGCAAATGATGATCAACCAATTAAAATCCAGCAATGAGATCGGCATTGTCACGCCTGACGGACCGCGCGGCCCAAAATATACCCTTAAACCCGGTGTTGCTTTAGCTGCCAGAAAGTGCAACGCTCAGGTGATTCCTCTTTCCTGGTCGGCAAACCGTTTCTGGAAATTCAACACATGGGACGGCATGATGCTTCCCAAACCCTTTTCCACAATTACGGTACAATGGGGCAATCCCGTCACTTTGGGCAAAACAAGCGAAACAACAGTGGAACAGGACGCTCAACAACTCGAGCATGCGCTCCTCGCAATCACAAACGATCGGGATCCAAACGGTACTGAGAAGGCAGCGTATTAA
- a CDS encoding glycosyltransferase family 2 protein — protein MPTNVKYSIVIPMKDEEGNVRPLIEELEPVMCSLHEKWELICVDDGSTDRTLAILSELGVEKPYLRTIVFDRNYGQSSAFDAGFRAALGEFVITLDGDRQNDPSDIPKMIAMADQYDLVCGIRKKRRDKWLKRTISYWANAIRSRFCGDGVQDTGCSLKIYRKNCLSKIKMYHGMHRFLPALFKIEGFSVGQLAVNHRKRDQGKTKYNFLNRSFNTVFDMFAVRWMRKRQLKYKTTKS, from the coding sequence ATGCCTACGAATGTCAAATACTCGATCGTCATCCCTATGAAAGATGAGGAAGGGAATGTTAGACCTTTAATAGAAGAGCTCGAACCCGTTATGTGCTCTTTGCATGAAAAATGGGAATTGATCTGCGTTGATGATGGCTCCACTGACCGAACGCTTGCGATCCTCAGCGAGCTTGGCGTCGAAAAACCGTATTTAAGAACAATTGTCTTCGACCGCAATTATGGACAATCCAGCGCGTTTGACGCAGGATTTCGTGCTGCTTTGGGAGAGTTTGTGATCACTCTTGACGGAGACCGGCAAAACGACCCTTCCGACATTCCAAAAATGATCGCTATGGCGGATCAATATGATCTTGTCTGCGGAATCAGGAAAAAGCGACGAGATAAGTGGTTGAAACGCACCATTTCTTATTGGGCTAACGCCATCCGCAGCAGATTTTGCGGAGATGGTGTGCAAGACACAGGCTGTTCTCTCAAAATCTACAGGAAAAACTGTCTGAGCAAGATTAAAATGTATCATGGAATGCACAGATTTCTACCCGCCCTTTTTAAGATCGAAGGGTTCAGCGTCGGCCAGTTAGCGGTCAACCACAGGAAAAGAGATCAGGGAAAAACCAAGTACAATTTTCTAAATCGTTCATTTAACACTGTCTTTGATATGTTTGCTGTCCGCTGGATGCGTAAGAGACAGTTAAAATACAAAACAACAAAGAGCTAA